One genomic region from bacterium encodes:
- a CDS encoding ABC transporter ATP-binding protein, whose translation MADHLMLEVRGLHAGYGDVEVLRGVDLDVAPGELVALVGANGAGKSTLLKCISGLVRRTSGTIRLDGGSIAGVPPARIVRLGVAHVPEGRQIFGRLSVADNLRLGAYCHLRQLGPDEVTSRIDEVCRIFPSLSDRLAEEASLLSGGQQQMLAIARGLMAAPRLLLLDEPSLGLAPVLVAEIFDVLRRLRQAGVGLLLVEQNARLSLAIADRGYVLETGRVVLSGTGKDLLGTPDVIHRYLGVAATRVGTSRDGAADGLAVRLKAVLGSDASVP comes from the coding sequence ATGGCAGACCATCTGATGTTGGAGGTGCGGGGACTCCACGCCGGCTACGGCGACGTCGAAGTCCTGAGAGGTGTGGATCTGGATGTGGCCCCGGGGGAGCTCGTCGCTCTCGTGGGCGCCAACGGGGCGGGCAAATCGACCCTGCTCAAGTGCATCTCGGGGCTGGTCCGCCGAACCTCGGGAACGATTCGGCTGGACGGGGGGTCCATCGCCGGCGTCCCGCCCGCCCGGATCGTCCGGCTGGGGGTCGCCCACGTGCCCGAAGGACGCCAGATCTTCGGACGCCTGAGCGTTGCCGACAACCTGCGGCTCGGGGCGTACTGCCACCTGCGGCAGCTCGGGCCGGATGAGGTCACATCAAGAATCGATGAGGTCTGCCGGATCTTTCCGTCCTTGTCGGACCGGCTGGCGGAGGAGGCCTCCCTGCTCTCCGGTGGTCAGCAGCAGATGCTGGCGATTGCGCGAGGGCTGATGGCGGCGCCGCGGCTCTTGCTGCTGGACGAGCCTTCCCTCGGTCTCGCCCCCGTGCTGGTCGCGGAAATCTTCGACGTGCTCCGCCGCCTGCGCCAGGCCGGCGTCGGCCTCCTGCTCGTCGAGCAGAACGCGCGGCTCAGCCTCGCCATCGCCGATCGCGGCTACGTGCTGGAGACCGGACGGGTCGTGTTGTCGGGGACCGGGAAGGACCTGCTGGGCACCCCCGACGTCATCCATCGGTACCTTGGTGTCGCCGCCACCCGAGTCGGCACCTCGAGGGACGGCGCGGCCGACGGGTTGGCCGTACGGCTCAAAGCCGTTCTCGGAAGCGACGCATCCGTTCCATAG